The following proteins come from a genomic window of Bos mutus isolate GX-2022 chromosome 23, NWIPB_WYAK_1.1, whole genome shotgun sequence:
- the LEMD2 gene encoding LEM domain-containing protein 2, with product MAGLSDLELRRELQALGFQPGPITDTTRDVYRNKLRRLRGEARLRGEERPREAARAQGEEARLREEAPLRARPAAASPRAEPWLSPAASGPVYATPGAYGDIGAPAASWSGSRGLARPAPLRRRASARGSSEEDEDGRPFGRTAPGASPGLRRWWAASPASARPPSALLGPDPRPGLRATRAGPAASARARPEAGRRLERCLSRLLLWASLGLLLVFLGILWVKMGKPSAPQEAADNMKLLPVDCETKTDEFCQAKQKAALLELLHELYNFLAIQAGNFECGNPEKLKSKCIPVTEAQEYIANVTSSSSTKFEAALTWILSSNKDVGIWLKGEDPSELVTTVDKVVCLESSRPRMGVGCRLSRALLTAVTNLLIFFWCLAFLWGLLILLKYRWRKLEEEEQAMYEMVKKIIDVVQDHYVDWEQDMERYPYVGILHVRDTLIPPQSRRRMKRVWDRAVEFLASNESRIQTESHRVAGEDMLVWRWTKPSSFSDSER from the exons ATGGCCGGCCTGTCGGACCTGGAGCTGCGGCGGGAGCTGCAGGCCCTGGGCTTCCAGCCGGGCCCCATCACCGACACCACCCGGGACGTCTATCGCAACAAGCTGCGCCGCCTGCGCGGCGAGGCCCGGCTGCGCGGCGAGGAGCGGCCGCGGGAGGCGGCCCGGGCGCAGGGCGAGGAGGCCCGGCTGCGCGAGGAGGCGCCGCTGCGCGCCCGGCCCGCCGCGGCTTCCCCGCGGGCGGAGCCCTGGCTCTCCCCGGCGGCTTCGGGCCCGGTCTATGCGACGCCCGGGGCCTACGGTGACATCGGAGCCCCCGCGGCCTCCTGGTCCGGGAGCCGCGGCCTCGCCCGCCCCGCGCCGCTCAGACGCCGCGCCTCGGCCCGGGGCAGCTCCGAGGAGGACGAGGACGGCCGGCCGTTCGGCAGGACCGCGCCGGGCGCCAGCCCCGGGCTCCGGCGCTGGTGGGCCGCGTCTCCGGCCTCGGCGCGGCCGCCCTCCGCCCTCCTCGGCCCCGACCCGCGCCCGGGCCTGCGGGCGACGAGAGCCGGCCCGGCGGCCTCGGCGCGCGCCCGGCCCGAGGCGGGGCGGCGGCTGGAGCGCTGCCTGTCCCGGCTCCTGCTCTGGGCCAGCCTGGGGCTGCTGCTCGTCTTCCTGGGCATCCTCTGGGTGAAGATGGGCAAGCCCTCGGCGCCGCAGGAGGCGGCGGACAACA TGAAATTACTGCCAGTGGACTGTGAGACAAAAACAGATGAG TTCTGTCAGGCCAAGCAGAAGGCGGCCTTGCTGGAGCTGCTGCACGAGCTGTACAACTTCCTGGCCATCCAGGCAG GTAATTTTGAATGTGGAAATCCAGAGAAGCTAAAGAGCAAATGCATTCCTGTCACGGAAGCCCAGGAATATATAGCA AATGTGACCAGCAGCTCCTCCACCAAGTTTGAAGCCGCGCTGACTTGGATACTGAGCAGTAACAAGGACGTGGGCATCTG GTTGAAAGGGGAGGACCCGTCTGAGCTGGTGACCACGGTGGACAAGGTGGTCTGCCTGGAGTCCTCGCGGCCCCGCATGGGTGTTGGCTGCCGCCTGAGCCGCGCCCTGCTCACAGCTGTCACCAACCTGCTCATCTTCTTCTGGT GCTTGGCCTTCCTGTGGGGGCTCCTGATCCTCCTGAAGTACCGGTGGCGGAAGTTGGAAGAGGAGGAGCAGGCCATGTATGAAATGGTGAAGAAGATCATAG ACGTGGTCCAGGACCACTACGTGGACTGGGAGCAGGACATGGAGCGCTACCCATACGTGGGCATCCTGCACGTGCGCGACACCCTGATCCCTCCACAGAGCCG GAGGCGCATGAAGCGAGTGTGGGACCGGGCGGTGGAGTTCCTGGCCTCCAACGAATCCCGGATCCAGACGGAGTCCCACCGCGTGGCCGGGGAAGATATGCTGGTGTGGAGATGGACTAagccctcttccttctctgactCAGAGCGATAA